The following proteins are encoded in a genomic region of Arachis stenosperma cultivar V10309 chromosome 4, arast.V10309.gnm1.PFL2, whole genome shotgun sequence:
- the LOC130976439 gene encoding NAC domain-containing protein 92-like — protein sequence MESMENVRMQREKDQKFELPSGFRFHPTDVELINYYLVKKVLDDKHFCSIAIADADMNKSEPWDLPGLAKMGETEWYFFSMKDRKYPTGQRTNRATEAGYWKATGKDKEISKENSKIGMKKTLVFYKGRAPRGEKTNWVMHEYRLEGNKSVYNLSQPERGEWVICRVFEKGNNGKRLNIAKLERLNSSGEEPLPLPKPTPLMPPLMDSSSSRTTPGELSQATCYSSDPNQAEVRNNLHDDIVESRETPILNFSPASINEELIQIPNQIENPDYYTLPQENNGSIARQNQKSEFDADISSLIYNNDMFYRFFGNQEHSSSASADICNLWNY from the exons ATGGAATCAATGGAGAATGTTAGAATGCAAAGAGAGAAAGATCAGAAGTTCGAATTGCCATCCGGCTTTCGATTTCATCCCACCGATGTAGAGCTCATAAATTACTACCTTGTTAAGAAGGTTCTTGATGATAAGCACTTCTGTTCTATAGCAATTGCTGATGCTGATATGAACAAGTCTGAGCCATGGGATTTACCCG GTTTAGCAAAAATGGGCGAAACAGAATGGTATTTTTTTAGTATGAAGGATAGAAAATACCCAACTGGCCAAAGGACTAATAGGGCGACTGAGGCCGGATATTGGAAGGCCACAGGCAAAGACAAGGAGATATCAAAGGAGAACTCAAAGATTGGGATGAAGAAGACCCTTGTTTTCTACAAAGGAAGAGCTCCAAGAGGTGAAAAGACTAATTGGGTCATGCATGAATATAGATTGGAAGGGAACAAATCTGTTTATAATCTGTCACAACCTGAAAGA GGTGAATGGGTTATATGCAGAGTATTTGAGAAGGGCAATAATGGAAAAAGACTGAATATTGCAAAGTTGGAGAGGCTCAACTCTTCGGGAGAGGAACCATTACCATTGCCAAAACCTACTCCTTTGATGCCTCCATTGATGGATTCTTCATCATCGAGAACCACCCCCGGCGAGTTATCTCAGGCGACGTGCTACTCCTCCGATCCGAATCAAGCCGAAGTCCGGAACAATTTGCATGATGACATAGTTGAAAGCAGGGAAACTCCTATCTTGAACTTTTCCCCTGCTTCCATCAATGAAGAATTAATTCAGATTCCAAACCAAATTGAGAATCCGGATTATTATACTCTGCCTCAAGAAAACAACGGATCAATTGCAAGGCAGAATCAGAAATCAGAGTTTGATGCTGATATATCATCTTTGATTTACAACAATGACATGTTTTACAGGTTCTTTGGGAACCAAGAACATTCATCTTCAGCGTCCGCAGACATTTGCAACCTATGGAATTACTAG